In Aedes albopictus strain Foshan chromosome 3, AalbF5, whole genome shotgun sequence, the following are encoded in one genomic region:
- the LOC109403501 gene encoding major facilitator superfamily domain-containing protein 12: MTENSTLVSKKKPIQNGTGANHSYGATDEIVTDTTPNTTIGEDPPNGGPPGPTPEHPTQMERRSTLRIVEKIGFGLGHVYNDLCAGVWFSYTLLFMQGALGMPAAEAGALVMLGQVGDAIATPIVGFLTDKYGTKRQWHIAGTFIVFLTFPMIFSLCPWCEVAPHWWEIMYFIIVILLFQFGWPIVQITHLAMIPELSRSQKDRSDLTAVRYSVSIISNVVVYIVTWAVLRSRTTADTQIGPGDAYRFRDISLILTLVGVSMSVLFNFSLTFSGYEHRRHTALQHNVIKAEGKKNSERDPEKQSLLDGTDDGTRVEGVAGTSTANGTVRGGGGDEDVVLRRPKKNFFKSPLLYQNALLYVFSRLFMTTSLVYMPLWLDERSFQPDPVQNNASVEHLATVPLVSFLASFIASLVLKYTNKYVGNSLIYLVGSTISVGVCTWIALSTSAATFSTFELLVIASLFGAGSSITMISSLCITADMIGKHADQGGFIYSAVTFTDKLITGIVVVIIESMKCTNRSDCPDYYRSVLAYACGTAAGLGCVTLATLACTTPRNRPQQRR, from the exons ATGACCGAAAACTCCACCCTAGTCAGTAAGAAGAAACCTATCCAGAATGGAACCGGTGCCAATCACAGTTACGGTGCAACCGACGAGATAGTCACAGACACAACCCCAAACACAACCATTGGAGAAGATCCACCCAACGGTGGACCCCCCGGCCCCACGCCCGAACATCCCACGCAAATGGAGAGACGCTCCACCCTGAGGATAGTGGAGAAGATCGGCTTCGGTCTGGGACACGTGTACAATGATCTCTGCGCAGGAGTTTGGTTCAGCTATACGTTGCTGTTCATGCAAGGTGCCCTCGGAATGCCGGCGGCCGAAGCCGGGGCCTTGGTCATGCTGGGCCAGGTCGGGGACGCCATAGCCACCCCAATAGTGGGCTTCCTCACCGACAAGTATGGCACCAAGCGTCAGTGGCACATTGCTGGGACGTTCATCGTGTTCCTGACGTTTCCGATGATCTTCTCGCTCTGTCCGTGGTGCGAAGTGGCCCCGCACTGGTGGGAAATCATGTACTTCATCATTGTGATACTGTTGTTCCAGTTCGGGTGGCCAATCGTGCAGATCACCCACCTGGCCATGATTCCCGAGCTGTCTCGGTCGCAGAAGGACCGGTCGGACCTAACGGCGGTCCGGTATTCGGTGTCCATCATTTCCAATGTGGTGGTTTACATCGTCACCTGGGCGGTGCTTCGAAGTCGTACGACTGCAGACACCCAGATAGGCCCCGGCGACGCCTATCGATTTCGT GATATCTCGTTAATACTAACCCTGGTGGGGGTTTCCATGTCCGTCCTGTTCAACTTTTCGCTCACATTCAGCGGTTACGAGCATAGGAGGCACACCGCCCTGCAGCATAATGTGATCAAAGCAGAAGGAAAGAAGAATTCCGAGCGGGACCCGGAAAAACAGTCCCTTCTGGACGGGACGGACGACGGCACGAGGGTGGAAGGCGTGGCCGGCACATCAACGGCCAATGGCACCGTACGTGGTGGTGGCGGCGACGAAGACGTAGTGCTGCGACGGCCGAAGAAGAACTTCTTCAAATCTCCACTGCTGTATCAGAATGCGCTACT CTACGTCTTCTCGCGTCTCTTCATGACGACCTCTCTAGTCTACATGCCCCTCTGGCTGGACGAGCGGTCCTTCCAACCGGACCCGGTGCAGAACAATGCCAGTGTGGAGCACCTGGCCACCGTTCCGTTGGTGTCCTTTCTGGCGTCGTTCATCGCTTCGCTGGTGCTCAAGTACACCAACAAGTACGTCGGCAACAGTTTGATTTACCTGGTCGGATCGACCATTAGCGTCGGGGTGTGCACATGGATCGCCCTCAGCACCAGTGCGGCTACCTTCAGCACGTTCGAGTTGCTGGTGATCGCATCGCTTTTTGGCGCGGGGAGTTCGATCACCATGATCAGCAGCCTGTGCATCACGGCGGATATGATCGGCAAGCATGCCGATCAGGGTGGCTTCATCTATTCGGCGGTCACGTTCACCGATAAGCTCATCACCGGCATCGTGGTCGTCATCATTGAGTCCAT GAAATGTACGAACCGGAGCGACTGTCCAGACTACTACCGAAGCGTGTTGGCCTACGCCTGTGGTACGGCTGCCGGGCTGGGCTGCGTAACGCTGGCAACACTGGCTTGTACCACGCCGAGAAATAGGCCACAACAGAGGCGGTAG
- the LOC109426390 gene encoding uncharacterized protein LOC109426390 isoform X1 — protein sequence MNAFKSSPAYAEATERLRMFFLRGQDVDPVYLREKGILNKVYDAQSEVHVINILGYALNKPFADFKQPAQELDQLLRSGNICMYADEAKKQLEKVVRQMNSFRFELIPLVVVVEREKEQRLFETLLVKAYHPLNTFRYVDISGRIYNSLSHFLDKNMLPRGFLCYPKNGEVVFDKRCGLAVDCQQVGEENNSKMCRDLLVGLVGAAGTIGSIFATGGLAAPFMVVSCGSALYATGRGVEKLVDASQHGLSVNPFEDAEARNNWLMVSANLLTFASIGAAAGLAAATKMESVTVTQLGRLALANRVIRGVSAGVNAVTVLDSIGFAVVNWNRMNIYEKISLACSVCFCFREVISFANAERLIRASQVEGLCNFFRGCAVSAGGEISHYGQSFVAKVKTVFENNDEYLENGLELVLALVRDKFHVSVSDDFVFIKLFGFEYQIRNIISMSKSELNKFLYMIQGIASSFKDAFALLRKMFGDGPIAKAVFKRAEESGGNRADYGKAINELIEIFNLCRQITNDITILTDAELKIGNGHRFTIGTAFNTFIKAGPIMGMSLLRALLEMNHRETECLNRFRNQWGSKEVDIFKYVTHESADGAAILDKIRFLLDVFKTSTEVSLHITDLLPAEQVVEVEAMVRIGSDLFRQAVNQDQLLNPKILHICKVALGNHREFIQSMWNNTCVRPATEDKSFEKLAVLQVAFESRTDCTIQNVISYVSSMHCPDFSRFVTHSLFALDSMDALVRETNLSEVDANGVLFSDLAPLRSRFQELTTLAKELSLGGYFPVDDELLNAEQGPLVAALKDLASQGSLHFGTGENAALHLSKYPMLRLGQKELQKYNRFIAEKKFDREEVQPAYDGKRMVLLGNEQLTIVVGVVRGAGAYIDTFRFTHMD from the exons atgaatgcctTCAAGAGCAGCCCCGCCTACGCCGAGGCCACGGAACGCCTCCGGATGTTCTTCCTCCGAGGACAGGACGTCGATCCCGTTTACCTGCGGGAAAAGGGTATTCTGAATAAGGTGTACGACGCCCAGTCAGAAGTTCACGTCATCAATATACTGGGCTATGCACTGAATAAACCGTTTGCCGATTTTAAACAACCGGCCCAGGAGCTGGACCAGCTGCTTCGTAGCGGCAATATTTGCATGTATGCGGATGAAGCCAAAAAGCAGCTGGAAAAAGTTGTCCGGCAGATGAATAGCTTCCGGTTCGAGTTGATTCCTTTGGTGGTGGTGGTCGAGCGTGAAAAAGAGCAACGGCTTTTCGAAACGCTGCTAGTCAAAGCTTACCATCCCCTCAATACGTTTCGCTACGTGGACATCAGCGGAAGAATCTACAACAGTCTTAGCCATTTTCTGGACAAGAACATGCTTCCACGTGGGTTCCTGTGCTACCCGAAGAACGGAGAAGTGGTCTTCGATAAACGGTGCGGATTGGCCGTGGATTGCCAGCAAGTTGGGGAGGAAAACAACAGCAAAATGTGTCGGGACTTACTGGTAGGGCTGGTCGGTGCCGCCGGAACGATTGGGTCCATTTTTGCGACCGGTGGTCTGGCCGCGCCGTTCATGGTGGTGTCCTGCGGTTCGGCCCTATACGCAACCGGGCGAGGAGTCGAGAAGCTGGTCGATGCCagccaacacggcttgtcggtgAATCCATTCGAG GACGCCGAAGCGCGCAACAACTGGCTGATGGTGTCCGCGAATCTGCTGACGTTCGCATCGATTGGTGCCGCCGCCGGGTTGGCCGCGGCCACGAAGATGGAAAGTGTCACCGTCACGCAGCTCGGCCGGTTGGCGTTGGCCAATCGGGTCATCCGCGGGGTCAGCGCCGGGGTCAACGCCGTCACGGTGCTGGACTCGATCGGTTTCGCGGTCGTCAACTGGAACCGGATGAACATCTACGAGAAGATTTCGCTGGCCTGTTCCGTGTGCTTCTGCTTCCGGGAGGTAATCAGCTTTGCCAACGCGGAACGTCTGATCCGAGCCAGCCAGGTCGAGGGGctgtgcaatttcttcaggggatGCGCCGTTTCGGCCGGAGGGGAAATATCCCACTATGGGCAAAGTTTCGTGGCTAAGGTAAAGACGGTGTTCGAGAATAACGACGAGTACCTGGAAAACGGCTTGGAACTCGTTCTGGCACTTGTGCGTGACAAGTTCCACGTGTCCGTTAGCGATGACTTCGTGTTTATCAAACTTTTTGGATTCGAGTATCAAATCCGGAATATAATTAGCATGTCGAAAAGCGAGTTGAACAAATTTTTGTACATGATTCAGGGCATAGCGAGTTCTTTCAAAGACGCATTCGCTTTGTTGAGGAAAATGTTTGGTGATGGTCCAATCGCCAAAGCTGTCTTCAAGCGAGCTGAGGAAAGTGGTGGCAATCGTGCCGATTATGGTAAAGCCATTAATGAGCTAATCGAAATTTTCAACCTGTGTCGTCAAATCACTAACGACATCACCATTTTGACGGATGCTGAATTGAAAATTGGTAATGGGCATCGTTTCACTATTGGAACTGCCTTCAATACTTTTATCAAAGCTGGCCCAATAATGGGAATGTCTCTTCTCCGAGCTCTGCTAGAGATGAACCACAGAGAAACCGAATGTCTGAACCGCTTCCGGAACCAGTGGGGAAGCAAAGAGGTTGATATATTCAAGTACGTAACGCACGAATCTGCCGACGGCGCAGCAATTTTGGACAAAATCCGTTTCCTTTTAGATGTGTTTAAAACTTCCACGGAGGTTTCTCTCCATATTACGGATCTGCTGCCAGCGGAACAGGTAGTCGAGGTTGAGGCCATGGTTCGCATCGGTTCCGACCTATTCCGCCAAGCGGTAAATCAAGATCAGCTCCTAAATCCGAAAATTCTTCACATTTGTAAAGTTGCTCTCGGTAATCATCGTGAGTTCATACAAAGCATGTGGAACAACACGTGCGTTCGCCCCGCAACCGAAGACAAATCGTTCGAAAAGCTGGCCGTGCTCCAAGTTGCGTTCGAGTCCCGTACCGACTGCACCATCCAGAACGTCATCTCGTATGTGTCGAGCATGCATTGTCCGGATTTTTCCCGGTTCGTCACTCACTCCCTGTTCGCTTTGGACAGCATGGACGCGCTAGTTCGCGAAACGAACCTTTCGGAAGTGGACGCCAACGGTGTTTTGTTTTCGGATTTGGCTCCTCTGCGATCTCGCTTCCAGGAGCTTACCACCCTGGCTAAAGAACTCTCCCTCGGTGGCTATTTCCCTGTGGACGATGAGCTGTTGAATGCCGAGCAAGGACCGTTAGTTGCGGCCCTCAAAGACCTAGCATCGCAGGGTTCTCTCCACTTTGGAACGGGGGAGAACGCCGCACTCCACCTGAGCAAGTACCCCATGCTCCGGCTTggtcagaaggaactccagaagtacAACAGATTCATCGCCGAGAAGAAGTTTGACCGGGAAGAAGTTCAACCCGCCTACGATGGTAAGCGGATGGTGCTTCTGGGCAATGAACAGCTGACGATCGTAGTCGGCGTGGTTCGAGGAGCAGGTGCTTACATCGACACGTTCAGATTCACTCACATGGATTAA
- the LOC109426390 gene encoding uncharacterized protein LOC109426390 isoform X2, with protein sequence MNAFKSSPAYAEATERLRMFFLRGQDVDPVYLREKGILNKVYDAQSEVHVINILGYALNKPFADFKQPAQELDQLLRSGNICMYADEAKKQLEKVVRQMNSFRFELIPLVVVVEREKEQRLFETLLVKAYHPLNTFRYVDISGRIYNSLSHFLDKNMLPRGFLCYPKNGEVVFDKRCGLAVDCQQVGEENNSKMCRDLLDAEARNNWLMVSANLLTFASIGAAAGLAAATKMESVTVTQLGRLALANRVIRGVSAGVNAVTVLDSIGFAVVNWNRMNIYEKISLACSVCFCFREVISFANAERLIRASQVEGLCNFFRGCAVSAGGEISHYGQSFVAKVKTVFENNDEYLENGLELVLALVRDKFHVSVSDDFVFIKLFGFEYQIRNIISMSKSELNKFLYMIQGIASSFKDAFALLRKMFGDGPIAKAVFKRAEESGGNRADYGKAINELIEIFNLCRQITNDITILTDAELKIGNGHRFTIGTAFNTFIKAGPIMGMSLLRALLEMNHRETECLNRFRNQWGSKEVDIFKYVTHESADGAAILDKIRFLLDVFKTSTEVSLHITDLLPAEQVVEVEAMVRIGSDLFRQAVNQDQLLNPKILHICKVALGNHREFIQSMWNNTCVRPATEDKSFEKLAVLQVAFESRTDCTIQNVISYVSSMHCPDFSRFVTHSLFALDSMDALVRETNLSEVDANGVLFSDLAPLRSRFQELTTLAKELSLGGYFPVDDELLNAEQGPLVAALKDLASQGSLHFGTGENAALHLSKYPMLRLGQKELQKYNRFIAEKKFDREEVQPAYDGKRMVLLGNEQLTIVVGVVRGAGAYIDTFRFTHMD encoded by the exons atgaatgcctTCAAGAGCAGCCCCGCCTACGCCGAGGCCACGGAACGCCTCCGGATGTTCTTCCTCCGAGGACAGGACGTCGATCCCGTTTACCTGCGGGAAAAGGGTATTCTGAATAAGGTGTACGACGCCCAGTCAGAAGTTCACGTCATCAATATACTGGGCTATGCACTGAATAAACCGTTTGCCGATTTTAAACAACCGGCCCAGGAGCTGGACCAGCTGCTTCGTAGCGGCAATATTTGCATGTATGCGGATGAAGCCAAAAAGCAGCTGGAAAAAGTTGTCCGGCAGATGAATAGCTTCCGGTTCGAGTTGATTCCTTTGGTGGTGGTGGTCGAGCGTGAAAAAGAGCAACGGCTTTTCGAAACGCTGCTAGTCAAAGCTTACCATCCCCTCAATACGTTTCGCTACGTGGACATCAGCGGAAGAATCTACAACAGTCTTAGCCATTTTCTGGACAAGAACATGCTTCCACGTGGGTTCCTGTGCTACCCGAAGAACGGAGAAGTGGTCTTCGATAAACGGTGCGGATTGGCCGTGGATTGCCAGCAAGTTGGGGAGGAAAACAACAGCAAAATGTGTCGGGACTTACTG GACGCCGAAGCGCGCAACAACTGGCTGATGGTGTCCGCGAATCTGCTGACGTTCGCATCGATTGGTGCCGCCGCCGGGTTGGCCGCGGCCACGAAGATGGAAAGTGTCACCGTCACGCAGCTCGGCCGGTTGGCGTTGGCCAATCGGGTCATCCGCGGGGTCAGCGCCGGGGTCAACGCCGTCACGGTGCTGGACTCGATCGGTTTCGCGGTCGTCAACTGGAACCGGATGAACATCTACGAGAAGATTTCGCTGGCCTGTTCCGTGTGCTTCTGCTTCCGGGAGGTAATCAGCTTTGCCAACGCGGAACGTCTGATCCGAGCCAGCCAGGTCGAGGGGctgtgcaatttcttcaggggatGCGCCGTTTCGGCCGGAGGGGAAATATCCCACTATGGGCAAAGTTTCGTGGCTAAGGTAAAGACGGTGTTCGAGAATAACGACGAGTACCTGGAAAACGGCTTGGAACTCGTTCTGGCACTTGTGCGTGACAAGTTCCACGTGTCCGTTAGCGATGACTTCGTGTTTATCAAACTTTTTGGATTCGAGTATCAAATCCGGAATATAATTAGCATGTCGAAAAGCGAGTTGAACAAATTTTTGTACATGATTCAGGGCATAGCGAGTTCTTTCAAAGACGCATTCGCTTTGTTGAGGAAAATGTTTGGTGATGGTCCAATCGCCAAAGCTGTCTTCAAGCGAGCTGAGGAAAGTGGTGGCAATCGTGCCGATTATGGTAAAGCCATTAATGAGCTAATCGAAATTTTCAACCTGTGTCGTCAAATCACTAACGACATCACCATTTTGACGGATGCTGAATTGAAAATTGGTAATGGGCATCGTTTCACTATTGGAACTGCCTTCAATACTTTTATCAAAGCTGGCCCAATAATGGGAATGTCTCTTCTCCGAGCTCTGCTAGAGATGAACCACAGAGAAACCGAATGTCTGAACCGCTTCCGGAACCAGTGGGGAAGCAAAGAGGTTGATATATTCAAGTACGTAACGCACGAATCTGCCGACGGCGCAGCAATTTTGGACAAAATCCGTTTCCTTTTAGATGTGTTTAAAACTTCCACGGAGGTTTCTCTCCATATTACGGATCTGCTGCCAGCGGAACAGGTAGTCGAGGTTGAGGCCATGGTTCGCATCGGTTCCGACCTATTCCGCCAAGCGGTAAATCAAGATCAGCTCCTAAATCCGAAAATTCTTCACATTTGTAAAGTTGCTCTCGGTAATCATCGTGAGTTCATACAAAGCATGTGGAACAACACGTGCGTTCGCCCCGCAACCGAAGACAAATCGTTCGAAAAGCTGGCCGTGCTCCAAGTTGCGTTCGAGTCCCGTACCGACTGCACCATCCAGAACGTCATCTCGTATGTGTCGAGCATGCATTGTCCGGATTTTTCCCGGTTCGTCACTCACTCCCTGTTCGCTTTGGACAGCATGGACGCGCTAGTTCGCGAAACGAACCTTTCGGAAGTGGACGCCAACGGTGTTTTGTTTTCGGATTTGGCTCCTCTGCGATCTCGCTTCCAGGAGCTTACCACCCTGGCTAAAGAACTCTCCCTCGGTGGCTATTTCCCTGTGGACGATGAGCTGTTGAATGCCGAGCAAGGACCGTTAGTTGCGGCCCTCAAAGACCTAGCATCGCAGGGTTCTCTCCACTTTGGAACGGGGGAGAACGCCGCACTCCACCTGAGCAAGTACCCCATGCTCCGGCTTggtcagaaggaactccagaagtacAACAGATTCATCGCCGAGAAGAAGTTTGACCGGGAAGAAGTTCAACCCGCCTACGATGGTAAGCGGATGGTGCTTCTGGGCAATGAACAGCTGACGATCGTAGTCGGCGTGGTTCGAGGAGCAGGTGCTTACATCGACACGTTCAGATTCACTCACATGGATTAA